The Thermodesulfobacteriota bacterium genomic sequence TCAAAGAAAGAATCCTCAAGGGAATTGAAGAAATCAATACTGAGCCCGTTGTACATTGCTGGAAGAAATTCGATTTACCGCAAGCTAATATGTAAAAGTATTAATGAAACGTATTACTAGAAATGGTTTCCGTTCAGCGATTTCCTTACGACCCTTGAATATTAGCCCCGCAATTCAGCTGATAATGAAGTTTTTTCATAATCCTTCGGGTCGATTTTCCGGGTGTATTAATAAATACCACAAATCGATATAGTTGGCCCGTTGGGTGTTCAATATAACCCGCTCTGGTGTTTATCCCGCTAAGGGTACCGGTTTTATAAAATTCTCTGCCTTCATGGCGCATCAGGCCATGGTAGGGCTCGAATGCTTTGAGTACCTTATCCATGTCTTTTGCCGACGTTTTGTTTTTTCTGGATATTCCCGAACCTTCAGTAATGTGAGTGTGTTTCAAATCAAGAATCTTTTTTGCATAAGATAATGCTGCTGAAACTCCCTTATCAAGGGTCCCGGGCGGACCATGGGTTTTTGCGCCTGCCGCAATAAGCAGTTGATTGGTGGTATAATTATTAGAAAATTCAAGAAATCTCGATATGATTTCTTTTACAGGTGATTTTGAAATATATCGGAAGATTAATCGATCTTTGCTTTTATGAACCCTGCCTGTCCTTACAATACCGGTAGTTTGTAACCCTTCGTTGTTTAAGAAGTGCTTAATCAGGTATCCGGCATAAAATGTACACTCATTATTATTATGGGAAAACACAATCCTTCCATGGTGCAGTCCGAGTTTTTTTATTCTGTTTAGCGCAAAAGGCACCAGCGGGGTTTGAGGTTCGGCACTGATATAGATGCCATTTGACTGTTTGAAGTTAACCGTATTAAAATTAACACAGAGCGCACCGTTTGGGGCATCATAGGGTTGAATGGATGATGAAACTCCGGGAATCGTCAGCGGTTGGGCAAAATATGAATCATCTAAAACAATATCGATGACTTTTTCAATCTTTCCAGCCACCTTCTTTGATATTTCCTGCAGAACTTCTGAAATGAGCAGAGGGTCTCCGTATCCCTTTATCTTAAGATTTTGCCCCTTATCCAGATAGAATTCAGTGGCAAATTTATAGTCAGGTCCCAGATAGTGCAACGCCACCAGTGCGGTAAAAATTTTGAGCGTGGAAGCAGGAACCAGCATCTTTTCCGAATTTTTTGAAAAAATGATTTTTTCGTTGGGGGCAGTAACCAGCAAGGCATCATGCTTTCCGATCAGATTTTCAAAATTGCCATGCGTTCCTGCACTAAAGGCAGCGGCCAGCCACGGTCCTGCAATCAGGAGGCAAAGAAAAACAGCAAATATAAACAATCTCATTGGGTGAGTTGATTTCATACTGGCAGGTTTTATCCCATTTAAGAACCAAACAAATTTTGCGTGATCAGAGATCATTGCTTTGTCTGGGCCATTATACTATTGACTTTCAACAATAAGCGTAACCGGGCCGTCGTTGATTAATGATACAGCCATAACAGCGCGGAACCGACCTGTCTTCACCTTAACTCCTTTAATTTTCACCTGACTGACAAAATAATTATAAAGCTCTTTGGCTCTATTAGGAACTGCGGCATTGGTGAATGAAGGACGTCTTCCCTTGCGGCAGTCACCCAGCAAAGTAAACTGGGACACCACCAGCATCTCACCAAATGTTTCGAGCAGGGAGCAATTCATTTTGGCATTTTCATCTTCAAAAATCCTTAAGTTGGTAATTTTTTCGGCAAGATAATCGGCATCTTTGCGTTCGTCTCCTTTGCCAATTCCAAGAAGAACGAGCAAGCCGTTACCGATTTTACCGATAGTTGTATCATTTACAGTAACAGAAGCTTTTTTTACTCGTTGGATGACTGCGCGCATAATACTATGTCGAAATAGTTAAAAATCAATAGCATAAATTGACTTGACCCTATATGGACCAAGACTGGAAAGTCAAGAAAATTTGCTTGATCAACAAAGATGTATTTATCTTGAATAAAAATTAATTTTATATTATAAAGGGTTAATATCATTCAAACCTTGGCTTTTGATTAAACCTTGGGGTTTGCTCCAAATGAATTTGCCTTTCAGGATATGGAAGTACCGGTATGACAAGGCGAGAAAAGGACGGATAACCGGCCGGTTTAACCAACGGAAACACAGCCATACAGAATGCATCGGC encodes the following:
- a CDS encoding D-alanyl-D-alanine carboxypeptidase, whose protein sequence is MRLFIFAVFLCLLIAGPWLAAAFSAGTHGNFENLIGKHDALLVTAPNEKIIFSKNSEKMLVPASTLKIFTALVALHYLGPDYKFATEFYLDKGQNLKIKGYGDPLLISEVLQEISKKVAGKIEKVIDIVLDDSYFAQPLTIPGVSSSIQPYDAPNGALCVNFNTVNFKQSNGIYISAEPQTPLVPFALNRIKKLGLHHGRIVFSHNNNECTFYAGYLIKHFLNNEGLQTTGIVRTGRVHKSKDRLIFRYISKSPVKEIISRFLEFSNNYTTNQLLIAAGAKTHGPPGTLDKGVSAALSYAKKILDLKHTHITEGSGISRKNKTSAKDMDKVLKAFEPYHGLMRHEGREFYKTGTLSGINTRAGYIEHPTGQLYRFVVFINTPGKSTRRIMKKLHYQLNCGANIQGS
- the dtd gene encoding D-aminoacyl-tRNA deacylase, with translation MRAVIQRVKKASVTVNDTTIGKIGNGLLVLLGIGKGDERKDADYLAEKITNLRIFEDENAKMNCSLLETFGEMLVVSQFTLLGDCRKGRRPSFTNAAVPNRAKELYNYFVSQVKIKGVKVKTGRFRAVMAVSLINDGPVTLIVESQ